Proteins found in one Roseovarius pelagicus genomic segment:
- a CDS encoding alpha-hydroxy acid oxidase — MPVITNIEDLRRIYQRRVPRMFYDYAESGAWTEQTFRANTSDFSEILLRQRIAVDMSNRSTATQMIGQDVSMPVALAPVGLTGMQHADGEIKAARAAEKFGVPFTLSTMSICSIEDVAENTTKPFWFQVYTLKDDDFMQRLFDRARDAKCSAAVITVDLQVMGQRHKDIKNGLSAPPKLTPKSIANMMTKVQWGLGMLGTKRRFFGNIIGHAKGVSDPSSLSSWTAEAFDEALDWDRIRQFRKMWDGPLIIKGIIDPCDALEALNVGADAIIVSNHGGRQLDGALSSIRALPQIMDAVGDKIEVHLDSGIRSGQDVLKAIAMGAKGTYVGRAFVYGLGAMGEAGVTSALEVIQKELDVSMAFCGHRNIEDVNKEILMIPRDFSDKWQ; from the coding sequence ATGCCCGTGATCACCAATATCGAAGACCTGCGTCGCATCTATCAGCGCCGTGTGCCGCGCATGTTCTACGATTATGCGGAATCGGGCGCGTGGACCGAACAGACGTTTCGCGCCAACACCTCTGACTTCTCAGAAATTCTGCTGCGTCAGCGGATCGCGGTGGATATGTCGAACCGATCTACCGCGACGCAGATGATAGGTCAGGACGTGTCGATGCCAGTCGCACTGGCGCCTGTCGGCCTGACCGGGATGCAACACGCGGATGGCGAGATCAAAGCAGCCCGCGCCGCCGAAAAATTTGGCGTGCCCTTTACCCTATCGACCATGTCCATCTGTTCGATCGAAGATGTAGCAGAGAACACTACAAAACCATTCTGGTTTCAGGTTTACACCCTGAAAGATGATGATTTCATGCAGCGGCTGTTTGACCGGGCGCGCGATGCGAAATGCTCTGCTGCAGTGATCACAGTGGACCTGCAGGTGATGGGTCAGCGGCACAAGGATATCAAGAACGGCCTCAGTGCCCCACCAAAGCTGACACCTAAATCTATCGCCAACATGATGACCAAAGTGCAGTGGGGCCTGGGCATGTTGGGCACCAAGCGCCGGTTTTTTGGCAATATCATTGGCCATGCCAAGGGGGTTAGTGACCCCTCTTCCCTTAGCTCCTGGACGGCCGAGGCGTTCGATGAGGCGCTGGATTGGGACCGTATCCGCCAATTCCGCAAGATGTGGGATGGGCCGCTGATCATCAAGGGTATCATTGATCCGTGCGATGCTCTGGAGGCGTTGAACGTCGGTGCCGACGCGATCATCGTGTCCAACCACGGTGGCCGACAACTGGACGGCGCATTGTCATCGATCCGGGCACTGCCGCAGATCATGGATGCGGTCGGCGACAAGATCGAAGTGCATCTCGACAGTGGTATCCGGTCTGGTCAGGACGTGCTCAAGGCCATCGCGATGGGGGCCAAGGGGACCTATGTGGGACGGGCGTTCGTGTATGGTCTTGGCGCAATGGGCGAAGCCGGAGTGACAAGCGCGCTGGAGGTGATCCAAAAGGAGCTGGATGTTTCGATGGCGTTCTGTGGGCACCGAAACATCGAGGATGTGAACAAAGAAATCCTGATGATCCCGCGCGATTTTTCTGACAAGTGGCAGTAG
- a CDS encoding MaoC family dehydratase codes for MYFDDLSEGYTFETASRTLPLADILGFAEQWDPQPFHTDAAAAQASPYGGIIASGFHTLLTAFVLSLEADVWNEASMGSPGMDALRWRVPVHPGDRLHCRGRVVALNPSKSRPDRGRADIAYEVINQDGAVVMTYQITHILRRRS; via the coding sequence ATGTATTTCGATGACCTGAGCGAAGGCTACACCTTCGAGACAGCCAGCCGCACCCTGCCGCTGGCTGATATTCTCGGTTTTGCTGAACAATGGGATCCACAGCCGTTCCACACTGACGCGGCGGCGGCGCAGGCCTCGCCCTATGGGGGGATCATCGCCAGCGGGTTTCACACCCTGCTGACCGCCTTTGTACTGTCGCTGGAGGCAGACGTGTGGAACGAGGCTTCGATGGGGTCGCCCGGTATGGACGCACTGCGCTGGCGGGTCCCCGTGCACCCCGGGGACAGGTTGCACTGCCGGGGTCGCGTGGTCGCCCTGAACCCGTCCAAGTCGCGCCCGGATCGTGGTCGTGCGGATATTGCCTACGAGGTGATCAATCAGGATGGCGCTGTGGTGATGACCTACCAGATCACCCATATCCTGCGGCGGCGGAGCTAA
- a CDS encoding DUF2237 family protein, with amino-acid sequence MIRKDDPVNVLGEVLSPCSDADPVTGFFRDGHCNTCPEDQGSHTVCALMTAEFLAFSKYVGNDLSTPRPEYGFAGLRPGDQWCLCAARFLQAHDEGCAPQVRLSATHMRALDIIPLDVLQEHGAD; translated from the coding sequence ATGATCCGCAAAGATGATCCCGTGAATGTTCTGGGCGAAGTTTTGTCCCCTTGCTCGGACGCCGATCCGGTCACAGGGTTTTTCCGCGACGGCCATTGCAACACCTGTCCAGAGGATCAGGGCAGTCACACTGTCTGTGCGTTGATGACGGCGGAATTTCTGGCATTCTCGAAATACGTCGGCAATGACCTGTCGACACCACGCCCCGAATACGGGTTTGCCGGGCTGCGGCCGGGCGATCAGTGGTGCCTGTGCGCCGCGCGATTCCTACAGGCCCACGACGAGGGCTGCGCACCCCAAGTACGCCTGTCGGCTACGCATATGCGCGCGTTGGACATTATTCCTCTGGATGTCCTGCAAGAGCATGGGGCTGATTAG
- a CDS encoding GNAT family N-acetyltransferase has product MSAPRPARLHHVPQLTAILWAFSRRAPWLPRVRARRTDLRLMAKITHRGWVRIVPGRRGPVGFIARDGARIHALYVHPRAHRSGLGTTLLEDAKSRSKRLELWVAEANHPARAFYAAHDFTEAARTEGGGNDENLPDILMVWPPEERAQARSAQP; this is encoded by the coding sequence TTGAGCGCGCCCCGCCCGGCCCGGCTGCACCATGTGCCGCAACTGACCGCGATCCTCTGGGCGTTTTCCCGCAGAGCCCCGTGGCTGCCGCGTGTGCGGGCCCGACGCACCGATCTGCGACTGATGGCGAAAATCACGCACCGTGGCTGGGTGCGGATCGTGCCGGGGCGACGTGGCCCGGTGGGTTTCATTGCCCGCGACGGCGCACGCATCCACGCGCTTTATGTGCATCCGCGTGCGCATCGCAGCGGGCTGGGAACCACACTGTTGGAGGATGCCAAATCCCGGTCCAAGCGGCTGGAACTGTGGGTGGCTGAGGCAAACCACCCGGCACGCGCCTTTTACGCCGCCCACGACTTTACCGAAGCGGCCCGCACCGAGGGTGGTGGCAACGACGAAAATCTGCCGGACATCCTGATGGTCTGGCCGCCCGAAGAACGGGCGCAGGCAAGGAGTGCCCAACCATGA
- a CDS encoding amidohydrolase, with amino-acid sequence MNHPAPTEPLLDDMRCWRHGFHRHPELEFDLCWTSARVAELLNSFGIEVHTGIGQVGVVGVLQKGNGTRSIGLRADMDALPINEVNDFGYASTVPNQMHACGHDGHMAMLLGAAQYLVEHGDFDGRVVFIFQPNEEFGKGAAAMIADGLFDRFAVDSVYGMHNMPGLPLGHFEARVGAMTASEALFEIEINARGGHAALPHMGVDAITVGAEIVGALQTIVSRKLEPAQNGVVSVTGFETDGRRNVLPGRAVLSGDCRALTPETNATIEARMRQIAGGITAAHDVTARVTYDTIFPPTINAAAPTRNAMRAASAVGLANPDCAPKLFSEDFAHMAAAVPGCFLLAGNGTTDAHARPLHSADYDFNDAGLVPGSSFWVRLVEQQLANGGRDV; translated from the coding sequence ATGAACCACCCCGCCCCGACAGAGCCTCTCTTGGACGACATGCGCTGCTGGCGGCACGGGTTTCACCGACACCCGGAACTGGAATTTGATCTCTGCTGGACGAGTGCCCGCGTGGCAGAGCTTTTGAACAGTTTCGGCATCGAGGTGCACACCGGGATTGGTCAGGTCGGCGTGGTTGGCGTCCTGCAAAAAGGAAATGGCACGCGCAGCATTGGGTTGCGCGCAGATATGGACGCGCTGCCGATCAACGAGGTCAACGATTTCGGATATGCCTCGACAGTTCCCAATCAGATGCATGCCTGCGGACACGATGGTCACATGGCGATGCTATTGGGGGCTGCGCAGTATCTGGTTGAACACGGTGATTTCGACGGGCGGGTGGTGTTCATCTTTCAGCCGAACGAGGAGTTTGGCAAAGGTGCAGCGGCGATGATCGCGGACGGGCTTTTCGACAGATTTGCTGTCGATTCGGTTTACGGCATGCACAACATGCCCGGTCTGCCCTTGGGACATTTCGAGGCGCGCGTGGGCGCAATGACCGCCAGCGAAGCTCTCTTTGAGATTGAGATTAACGCACGTGGCGGGCACGCGGCACTGCCACATATGGGTGTTGACGCGATCACTGTGGGAGCCGAAATCGTCGGCGCGTTGCAAACCATCGTTTCGCGCAAGCTTGAGCCGGCACAAAACGGGGTGGTGTCTGTTACAGGGTTCGAGACTGACGGACGGCGCAACGTCCTGCCCGGTCGCGCGGTGCTTAGCGGTGATTGCCGCGCCCTGACGCCAGAGACAAACGCCACTATCGAAGCGCGTATGCGCCAGATCGCTGGCGGTATTACTGCGGCACATGATGTCACGGCGCGCGTGACCTATGACACGATATTTCCCCCGACAATCAATGCCGCCGCCCCCACCCGCAACGCCATGCGCGCCGCGAGCGCAGTCGGGCTGGCGAACCCGGATTGCGCGCCCAAGCTTTTCTCGGAGGATTTTGCCCATATGGCCGCTGCTGTGCCGGGCTGTTTCCTGCTGGCTGGAAACGGTACCACCGATGCGCATGCCCGGCCCCTGCATTCGGCGGATTATGACTTCAATGATGCGGGACTTGTGCCGGGATCATCCTTCTGGGTTAGGCTGGTCGAACAGCAACTGGCAAATGGAGGACGCGATGTTTGA
- a CDS encoding M24 family metallopeptidase, translating to MFEARMAALRTRLDEAGIDVALITDDDSVYYFTGYYDYLHMDFGRPTILVVPKDGPSLLITPSMEEDMAHAAARVDRIALWNDGLGDEWRAELPAALKSASMIGLEPDLMPPLVRAYVDTLLDTGQVRDAMPVIAGLRMIKSPEELQLARHAGTVAGAMMLAGRGAIAAGVAEYEVALATSQAGTRQAADLLATHYADVAMSPMTHFLQIMASGPEITKPHHRASTRIMQYGEPVFLCFCGMTNFHRFKLGFDRTFWIGEITDPMQADVYAVALASQQAALSVLGPGVTAEEVHAAYAEVIQGAGHTYPFRCGRATGFSFLEAPQLVYGDKTMLQPGMVLAVDGSVSVSGRFRAQVGDSFIITEDGYEQITHHPNALEDMIV from the coding sequence ATGTTTGAGGCACGTATGGCCGCGCTGCGGACACGTCTGGACGAGGCCGGGATAGACGTGGCGCTGATCACGGACGATGACAGCGTTTACTATTTCACGGGATACTATGACTATCTGCACATGGACTTCGGACGGCCGACGATCCTTGTGGTGCCAAAGGACGGTCCCAGCTTGCTCATCACTCCGTCGATGGAAGAGGACATGGCCCACGCCGCCGCGCGCGTGGACCGGATCGCGCTATGGAATGACGGGCTGGGCGATGAATGGCGTGCCGAACTGCCCGCTGCGCTAAAAAGTGCAAGCATGATCGGGCTGGAGCCTGACCTGATGCCCCCGCTGGTGCGTGCCTATGTGGATACCCTGCTGGATACCGGGCAGGTTCGTGATGCCATGCCCGTCATCGCTGGCCTGCGCATGATCAAATCACCCGAGGAATTACAGCTTGCTCGCCACGCGGGCACGGTCGCTGGTGCGATGATGTTGGCCGGGCGTGGGGCAATCGCCGCCGGTGTGGCCGAATACGAGGTGGCGTTGGCCACGTCGCAGGCTGGCACACGCCAGGCCGCAGATCTGCTGGCGACGCACTACGCAGATGTGGCCATGTCCCCGATGACGCATTTTCTGCAAATCATGGCATCGGGTCCCGAGATCACGAAGCCGCATCACCGTGCCTCGACCCGGATCATGCAATATGGCGAACCGGTCTTTCTGTGTTTCTGTGGCATGACAAACTTTCACCGGTTCAAGCTGGGGTTTGACCGCACCTTCTGGATTGGTGAAATCACTGATCCTATGCAGGCCGATGTCTATGCGGTGGCGCTGGCCAGTCAGCAGGCCGCGTTGTCTGTTCTGGGGCCGGGTGTCACAGCCGAAGAGGTACATGCCGCCTACGCTGAGGTCATTCAGGGTGCGGGGCACACTTACCCGTTCCGCTGTGGGCGTGCGACCGGTTTCAGCTTTCTGGAGGCCCCCCAACTCGTTTATGGCGACAAGACGATGCTGCAACCGGGCATGGTACTGGCCGTGGATGGATCGGTCAGTGTTTCCGGCCGGTTCCGGGCGCAGGTGGGCGACAGCTTTATCATCACCGAGGACGGCTACGAACAGATCACGCATCATCCGAATGCACTGGAAGATATGATTGTCTGA
- a CDS encoding serine hydrolase domain-containing protein: MRPFLRWLIRSLIALTLAAVVVGVWKRDEIMRLWAVNGLFSEAKIVANFSSMDAAFLTREVPRGDGPISPLPTGAPMDLPAGAADWIKDRSVTSLLVLKTGEIVHESYHLGTGPEDRRISWSMAKSFVSALVGVLLENGTIASLDDPVTQYAPSLNGTAYEDASIRNVLHMASGVQFDEDYLDKSSDINRMGRVLALGGTMDDFTRGLTATIAAPGARYQYVSIDTHVVGMVIRGATGRDISTLLSEEIIMPLGVEATPYYVTDGAGVAFVLGGLNMTTRDYARFGLMASQNGRYGNQRIVPAEWMQLATRPSAPTEAGQIGYGLHWWVPEGAADGEFMARGIYGQYIYINQNRDTVIVSTGADRNFRAPGTHSANMAMFRAIAMAR, encoded by the coding sequence ATGCGCCCGTTCCTTCGTTGGCTGATCCGCAGCCTGATCGCCCTGACGCTTGCCGCGGTGGTCGTCGGCGTATGGAAACGCGACGAGATTATGCGTCTTTGGGCAGTGAACGGTCTCTTTTCCGAAGCGAAGATCGTCGCGAATTTCTCGAGCATGGATGCCGCCTTTCTCACGCGCGAGGTGCCACGCGGCGATGGCCCCATTTCCCCGCTGCCGACGGGTGCACCGATGGATTTACCGGCCGGAGCCGCCGACTGGATCAAAGATCGCAGCGTTACGTCCTTGCTGGTGCTGAAAACCGGTGAAATCGTACACGAAAGCTATCATTTAGGCACGGGGCCGGAGGATCGTCGCATCTCATGGTCGATGGCCAAAAGCTTTGTCTCGGCCCTTGTCGGGGTCCTGCTGGAGAACGGGACCATTGCCTCGCTTGACGATCCGGTGACGCAGTACGCGCCCAGCCTGAACGGCACAGCCTATGAGGATGCCAGTATCCGCAACGTCCTGCATATGGCCAGCGGCGTGCAGTTCGACGAGGACTATCTGGATAAATCGTCTGACATCAATCGTATGGGCCGGGTACTGGCTCTTGGTGGGACGATGGATGATTTCACCCGCGGTCTGACTGCCACAATCGCCGCGCCCGGTGCACGGTATCAATATGTTTCGATCGATACGCATGTAGTTGGCATGGTGATCCGTGGCGCAACTGGCCGGGATATCTCTACGCTACTGTCGGAAGAGATCATCATGCCGCTGGGGGTGGAGGCGACACCTTATTATGTCACCGATGGCGCGGGCGTGGCGTTTGTGCTGGGCGGGCTGAACATGACAACGCGTGATTACGCCCGCTTTGGCCTTATGGCATCGCAAAACGGACGCTACGGCAACCAACGAATTGTACCAGCAGAATGGATGCAACTTGCGACACGGCCCAGCGCCCCCACCGAGGCAGGCCAGATCGGTTATGGCCTGCACTGGTGGGTACCCGAGGGTGCAGCAGACGGCGAATTCATGGCGCGTGGTATCTATGGGCAATACATCTATATCAACCAGAACCGTGACACCGTGATCGTGAGCACCGGCGCGGATCGCAACTTTCGCGCGCCCGGCACGCATTCCGCGAACATGGCAATGTTCCGCGCCATTGCCATGGCTCGCTGA
- a CDS encoding YcjX family protein, with protein MVIGRMAEGLTRSFDAVGDTLSETFFEPVIRVGVTGLARSGKTVFITSLVANLMDRGRMPGLVAAAEGRIEAAFLQPQPDNTVPRFDYEEHLAALTANQPHWPGSTRTISELRLSLRVRPAGMLAGLTGPRTVHIDIVDYPGEWLLDLALMDKCYAEWSAQTLSAMQKRAEAAGALSLVRATDAAGEWDDPQIKALAAAFTDYLTSARDAGYTGIAPGRFLLPGALEGSPALTFAPLPQPDRPGRRSLWREMERRYDAYRREVVTPFFRDHFSRIDRQIVLVDALGAIHSGPRAVADLQETMTEILSAFRPGRNAFLSRLLMGRRVERILFAATKADHLHHSQHARLTAIMEALTRSARDRARFSGAETQALAIAALRATIEETREHDGTALDCVRGKLLDSGKEAAFYPGALPENPSALISAAQKGKEAWLDQDYQIMKFAPAPLTLRAGDGPPHIRLDRAAQFLIGDKL; from the coding sequence GTGGTGATCGGTAGAATGGCGGAGGGCCTGACCCGCAGTTTCGACGCCGTCGGTGATACCCTGTCCGAGACGTTTTTTGAGCCGGTGATTCGCGTGGGCGTCACTGGCCTCGCTCGTTCGGGCAAGACGGTATTCATCACATCGCTGGTGGCCAACCTGATGGATCGGGGGCGAATGCCCGGCCTCGTTGCCGCTGCCGAAGGGCGGATCGAGGCCGCATTCCTGCAACCTCAGCCCGACAACACCGTGCCGCGTTTCGACTACGAAGAACATCTGGCAGCACTCACCGCCAATCAGCCCCACTGGCCGGGCAGCACCCGCACGATTTCCGAGTTGCGGCTATCACTACGGGTCCGCCCCGCCGGAATGCTGGCAGGACTAACCGGCCCGCGTACGGTCCACATTGATATTGTGGACTACCCCGGTGAGTGGCTGCTTGATCTGGCGCTGATGGATAAATGCTATGCCGAGTGGTCGGCGCAAACCCTGTCCGCGATGCAAAAACGCGCGGAGGCAGCAGGCGCGCTGTCGCTGGTCCGTGCAACCGACGCGGCGGGAGAGTGGGACGATCCGCAGATCAAGGCACTCGCCGCCGCATTCACGGATTATCTGACCTCCGCACGGGACGCAGGGTATACGGGTATCGCGCCCGGTCGCTTTTTGTTGCCCGGCGCGCTGGAGGGTTCGCCGGCTCTGACCTTTGCCCCGCTGCCCCAGCCCGACCGTCCCGGCCGCCGCAGCCTCTGGCGCGAGATGGAGCGCCGCTATGACGCGTATCGGCGCGAAGTGGTCACACCATTCTTTCGCGACCATTTTTCTCGGATCGACCGGCAAATCGTTTTGGTGGATGCATTGGGTGCTATTCATTCCGGCCCCCGTGCCGTGGCAGACCTGCAAGAGACGATGACCGAAATTCTCTCGGCCTTTCGGCCGGGTCGCAACGCATTCCTCAGTCGTCTGTTGATGGGGCGTAGGGTGGAAAGGATTCTGTTTGCCGCGACCAAGGCAGACCATCTGCACCACAGCCAGCATGCGCGTCTGACTGCTATCATGGAAGCCCTGACCCGCTCCGCCCGCGATCGCGCCCGTTTTAGCGGCGCTGAAACACAGGCTCTGGCTATTGCCGCCTTGCGTGCCACGATCGAAGAGACCCGTGAACATGATGGCACAGCACTGGACTGTGTCCGCGGCAAGCTGCTGGACAGCGGCAAGGAGGCCGCGTTTTACCCCGGCGCGCTGCCGGAAAACCCGTCTGCTTTGATCAGCGCGGCGCAAAAGGGTAAAGAGGCTTGGCTAGATCAAGATTATCAGATCATGAAATTCGCACCCGCGCCGTTGACATTGCGGGCCGGTGACGGGCCGCCGCATATCAGGCTGGACCGGGCTGCACAGTTTCTGATCGGGGACAAGCTTTGA
- the truA gene encoding tRNA pseudouridine(38-40) synthase TruA, which translates to MPRFALKVEYHGAPFAGWQRQRDQPSVQGAIEAALARLEPGPHTIAAAGRTDAGVHGLGQVAHCDLVNDWAPFRLMEALNHHLKPQPVAIVDCTQVDDEWHARFSAVERRYLFRLLMRRPPATHQAGLVWQVPQQLDLAAMQVGAAYLVGHHDFTTFRSSICQSASPVKTLDAIEICQMETPGGPELWFRLRARSFLHNQVRSIVGTLERVGRGAWAPDDVRRALKACDRAACGPVCPPEGLYLHSVGYPKDPFTA; encoded by the coding sequence ATGCCCCGTTTTGCCCTCAAGGTCGAATATCATGGTGCGCCCTTTGCCGGTTGGCAGCGGCAGCGCGACCAACCGTCCGTGCAGGGCGCAATTGAAGCCGCATTGGCACGGCTGGAGCCGGGACCACACACCATTGCGGCGGCGGGCCGCACCGATGCTGGTGTGCATGGGTTGGGACAAGTGGCACATTGTGATTTGGTCAATGACTGGGCACCCTTCCGATTGATGGAAGCGCTGAACCACCATCTGAAGCCGCAGCCAGTTGCGATTGTGGACTGTACGCAGGTGGATGATGAGTGGCACGCACGGTTTTCTGCGGTTGAGAGGCGGTATCTTTTTCGTCTGCTGATGCGGCGTCCGCCTGCGACGCATCAGGCAGGATTGGTGTGGCAAGTGCCGCAACAGCTGGATTTGGCGGCGATGCAAGTCGGGGCGGCGTATCTGGTGGGTCATCACGATTTCACCACCTTTCGTTCGTCGATCTGCCAATCTGCCAGCCCGGTCAAGACGCTGGATGCGATCGAAATTTGCCAGATGGAAACACCCGGCGGACCGGAACTGTGGTTTCGTCTGCGGGCACGGTCGTTCCTGCACAATCAGGTGCGCAGCATCGTGGGCACATTGGAACGGGTCGGTAGGGGGGCGTGGGCACCGGACGATGTGCGTCGCGCGTTGAAAGCATGCGACCGAGCCGCCTGTGGACCGGTTTGTCCGCCCGAGGGATTATACCTTCACAGCGTCGGCTATCCAAAAGACCCATTCACAGCCTGA
- a CDS encoding 50S ribosomal protein L25/general stress protein Ctc — protein MAGEIPDLHAQERTGTGKGAARAARREGMVPGIVFGGDTDPLPINIPFNVLFKRLKQGRFKSTLFNLKVEGHEDVRVICRDVQRDVVKDLPTHLDLMRLRRTTKINLFINVDFQNEEDCPAIRKGGVLTTIRSEVELIVTAGDIPETLVVDLSKLENIGDTITFSDIDLPEGAKPVISDRDFVICNVSAPSALKSDTDEDEDEVAADEVPTTDAAEGEEGSDES, from the coding sequence ATGGCTGGAGAAATTCCTGATCTTCACGCCCAGGAACGCACGGGGACAGGCAAGGGCGCCGCTCGTGCAGCACGCCGCGAAGGCATGGTTCCGGGTATCGTTTTTGGCGGTGACACTGACCCCCTGCCGATCAACATTCCGTTCAATGTCCTGTTCAAGCGCCTGAAACAAGGCCGCTTCAAGTCGACCTTGTTCAACCTGAAGGTTGAAGGCCACGAAGACGTGCGCGTGATTTGCCGCGATGTTCAGCGCGACGTGGTCAAAGACCTGCCGACGCACCTGGATCTGATGCGTCTGCGTCGTACCACCAAAATCAACCTGTTCATCAATGTTGATTTCCAGAACGAAGAAGACTGCCCTGCGATCCGCAAGGGCGGCGTTCTGACAACGATTCGGAGCGAAGTCGAACTGATCGTGACCGCCGGGGACATCCCCGAGACGCTCGTCGTCGATCTGAGCAAGCTGGAAAACATCGGCGATACGATCACGTTCTCTGATATCGATCTGCCTGAAGGCGCCAAGCCAGTGATCAGCGACCGCGACTTCGTGATCTGCAACGTTTCGGCCCCATCGGCCCTGAAATCCGACACCGATGAGGACGAGGATGAGGTCGCAGCCGATGAAGTGCCAACGACTGATGCAGCCGAAGGCGAAGAGGGCAGCGACGAGTCCTGA
- the pth gene encoding aminoacyl-tRNA hydrolase, with translation MLIFAGLGNPGTKYARNRHNIGFMAVDRIAEDHGFGPWKARFQGQASEGRFGSQKVLLLKPETFMNLSGQSVGEAMRFYKLEPGDVTVLHDEIDLAPGKVRVKTGGGHAGHNGLRSIHQHIGPEYARVRLGVGHPGRKEAVPGYVLHDFAKADEDWLEDVLTGISDGAPQLAAGDTGRFQNAVALRTAPPRSSTSQPKAKTPPPAEESSAPTPEPDARSPLQRLADKFR, from the coding sequence ATGCTGATTTTTGCAGGTCTGGGTAATCCGGGTACGAAATACGCCCGCAACCGGCATAACATCGGTTTCATGGCCGTGGACCGGATCGCCGAGGATCACGGTTTTGGCCCGTGGAAGGCGCGTTTTCAAGGGCAAGCCAGCGAGGGACGGTTCGGCAGTCAAAAAGTGCTGTTGCTGAAGCCTGAGACATTTATGAACCTGTCAGGTCAGTCCGTCGGTGAGGCGATGCGGTTCTACAAGCTGGAGCCGGGCGATGTAACCGTCCTGCATGACGAGATCGACCTTGCTCCCGGCAAGGTGCGGGTCAAGACCGGCGGAGGCCACGCGGGCCATAACGGCCTGCGCTCGATCCACCAGCATATCGGCCCAGAGTATGCCCGCGTGCGTCTGGGGGTCGGGCATCCGGGCCGCAAGGAGGCGGTGCCGGGTTACGTGCTGCATGATTTTGCAAAGGCAGACGAGGATTGGCTGGAGGACGTTTTGACCGGAATCAGCGATGGCGCACCGCAACTCGCGGCAGGCGACACAGGTCGGTTTCAGAACGCCGTTGCCCTGCGTACTGCACCACCGCGCTCGTCCACCTCGCAGCCAAAAGCAAAAACACCCCCTCCGGCAGAAGAATCGTCCGCTCCCACGCCTGAGCCTGATGCGCGGTCACCGCTGCAACGGCTCGCGGACAAGTTCCGCTGA
- a CDS encoding alpha/beta fold hydrolase, translating into MSDLLHICEIGTGAPVLVLHGARLDHRHMQDALEPTFKACSGWRRIYVDLPGCGRSTGFDHVASQDDVLTELLRVMDATCGTEPCAVIGESRGAYLAEGLAHSHAQRLSGVALIVPGGNSDASRATIPAPVTLRTDGTEIDALDPTLRARAKRLVVRTGPIVAKITQTKVPAAALHDAALEARVCERFEFSFHRDMQHRSFDRPSLIVAGRQDSIAGYCDALEMQDRFPRASFALLDCAGHAPGWERPDLFSALVRDWLNRLATE; encoded by the coding sequence ATGTCCGACCTCTTGCATATCTGCGAAATCGGCACTGGGGCACCTGTTCTGGTGCTGCACGGTGCCCGTCTGGATCATCGCCATATGCAGGATGCGCTGGAGCCGACATTCAAGGCATGCTCGGGCTGGCGACGGATATATGTCGATCTGCCGGGCTGCGGCCGTTCCACGGGGTTTGACCACGTCGCCTCACAAGACGATGTGCTGACCGAACTTCTGCGCGTTATGGACGCCACTTGCGGCACGGAGCCTTGCGCGGTGATCGGCGAATCGCGCGGTGCCTATCTTGCGGAAGGGTTGGCCCATTCCCATGCCCAGCGATTGTCGGGGGTGGCGCTGATCGTGCCGGGTGGCAATTCCGATGCCAGCCGCGCAACGATTCCTGCCCCGGTCACGTTGCGCACAGATGGCACAGAAATCGACGCGCTGGACCCCACGCTGCGGGCGCGCGCAAAACGATTGGTTGTTCGAACGGGGCCGATCGTCGCCAAGATCACGCAAACCAAAGTGCCCGCTGCTGCGCTACATGATGCGGCGCTCGAGGCGCGGGTCTGCGAACGGTTCGAATTTTCCTTTCATCGTGACATGCAACATCGGTCTTTTGATCGCCCTTCATTGATCGTCGCGGGTCGCCAAGATTCGATTGCCGGATATTGTGATGCACTCGAGATGCAGGATCGCTTCCCTCGCGCCAGCTTTGCTTTACTCGACTGTGCAGGGCATGCGCCGGGATGGGAGCGCCCTGATCTGTTCTCTGCCTTGGTCCGCGATTGGCTGAACAGGTTGGCGACCGAATAG